A window of the Linepithema humile isolate Giens D197 chromosome 4, Lhum_UNIL_v1.0, whole genome shotgun sequence genome harbors these coding sequences:
- the LOC105668081 gene encoding F-box/LRR-repeat protein 2 isoform X1, translated as MDDIIEFNYAEMLLHLSSAASDDHLGAETIDGVPIRKLFVSNLADRTTFKDLHTSFSKYGNVESCFLRRNHGKRNYAFVTFSKVTEAIKARLDGGRKQIRLHNRDLRVMPADSWHQPDSIEHKLYTMGKESNKSSEKKVNEQCTQEYLQNDTNRVSIHILNDDCLRHIFLFLPILDRVRIERVCRRWRILSQDSWHMMKTLDLSPLTWGSMGNKTISTAILRKILLKSGRFLTRVNLSEPIHNLSQSTLTIVGKLCPNLESVDVTGLTVCASGIQMLAKNCRNITKFNLGPSSYSCDNELKELFKLNQNLEHLAITRNGVLGKCLLWLPAQTVHTVILEGCDYVQDSCVSTALKKLENLRHLTIDNCIGVAKHTFETISKHCRNLRVLELSGDFPSMQTADMLYLTHLANLQVLRITDNPKILDEFLASLVYQCQQLTCIDITGCIGVTDTGLAAIATLAKLEKLTINNLDCVTDDGLQNMCNLREMHCQRCPQIKDHGMSMLIKSSPQLQLLDLSGCGNITHATLKTAKDACNDRSNNTVLKMIIGGTSISPELDGETTQQSSPLLQIVNVDLSTTLSDYMHDIDDEYDIDDTHEANLIDSVDFWSSDFEDYTDSYGSNFSGSNGWDSDSSNF; from the exons ATGGACGACAtcatagaatttaattatgcTGAAATGCTTCTACACTTAAGTAGTGCCGCTTCAGACg ATCACTTGGGTGCAGAAACAATAGACGGCGTGCCGatacgaaaattatttgtcagCAATTTGGCCGATAGG ACAACTTTTAAAGATTTGCACACCAGCTTTTCTAAATATGGAAATGTTGAGAGTTGCTTCTTGCGTAGAAACCATGGCAAGAGAAACTATGCGTTTGTTACGTTTAGCAAAGTGACAGAGgcaataaa AGCCAGGTTAGACGGGGGCAGGAAGCAAATAAGATTACACAACAGAGATTTGAGAGTGATGCCTGCGGACTCTTGGCATCAGCCTGATAGCATAGAACACAAATTGTACACCATGGGAAAAGAATCGAACAAGAGTTCTGAAAAAAAGGTGAATGAACAATGTACTCAAGAATATCTGCAGAATGACACAAATAGAGTGTCCATTCATATACTGAATGACGATTGTCTCagacatatttttctatttttgccAATTCTAGATAGAGTTCGTATAGAAAGAG TTTGCAGGCGTTGGAGAATTTTAAGCCAAGACTCTTGGCACATGATGAAGACACTAGATCTCTCACCTTTGACATGGGGTTCCATgggaaataaaacaatttctacAGCTATACTTCGCAAAATATTGCTCAAATCTGGCAGGTTTCTCACACGAGTAAATCTATCCGAACCGATACATAATTTATCCCAAAGTACATTAACTATCGTTGGAAAGTTGTGTCCCAATCTTGAAAGCGTTGATGTTACTGGATTAACAGTTTGTGCGTCAGGCATACAAATGTTAGCGAAAAATTGTAGGAACATAACCAAGTTCAATTTAGGACCATCGTCATACAGCTGTGATAACGAATTGAAAGAGCTCTTTAAGCTAAATCAGAACTTGGAGCATCTTGCGATAACCAGAAACGGCGTCTTAGGCAAATGCTTATTATGGTTGCCGGCACAAACCGTGCATACAGTTATATTAGAGGGATGCGATTATGTTCAAGATAGTTGTGTTTCAACA GCATTGAAGAAGCTGGAAAATTTAAGACACCTTACAATAGATAATTGCATTGGTGTAGCAAAACACACATTCGAAACTATCAGCAAACACTGTCGAAATCTAAGAGTATTAGAGCTTAGTGGCGATTTTCCTTCCATGCAAACGGCggatatgttatatttaactcACCTTGCCAACCTGCAAGTTCTGAGAATCACAGATAATCCCAAAATATTGGATGAATTCCTTGCCAGTTTAGTATATCAGTGTCAGCAACTTACTTGTATAGACATTACAG GTTGCATCGGTGTGACTGATACCGGATTGGCAGCTATCGCTACATTAGCGAAGCTGGAAAAATTAACCATCAATAATTTGGATTGCGTCACCGACGACGGTTTGCAAAATATGTGCAATTTGAGGGAAATGCATTGCCAAAGATGTCCGCAAATTAAAGATCACGGCATGTCAATGCTGATTAAATCCTCGCCTCAGTTACAATTGTTGGATCTCTCCGGATGCGGAAATATTACTCATGCCACTCTCAAGACTGCCAAGGACGCTTGCAATGATCGATCCAATAACACGGTATTGAAGATGATTATTGGAGGGACGTCAATTTCCCCCGAATTGGACGGAGAGACGACCCAGCAGTCGTCTCCGCTTTTACAAATAGTGAATGTTGATTTGTCCACAACGCTGAGTGACTACATGCACGATATCGATGACGAATATGATATCGATGACACACATGAAGCAAATCTAATTGATTCCGTCGATTTCTGGTCATCCGATTTCGAGGATTATACAGACTCTTACGGATCAAATTTTTCGGGTTCAAATGGTTGGGATTCAGATTCttcaaatttctaa
- the LOC105668081 gene encoding F-box/LRR-repeat protein 2 isoform X2, whose translation MPADSWHQPDSIEHKLYTMGKESNKSSEKKVNEQCTQEYLQNDTNRVSIHILNDDCLRHIFLFLPILDRVRIERVCRRWRILSQDSWHMMKTLDLSPLTWGSMGNKTISTAILRKILLKSGRFLTRVNLSEPIHNLSQSTLTIVGKLCPNLESVDVTGLTVCASGIQMLAKNCRNITKFNLGPSSYSCDNELKELFKLNQNLEHLAITRNGVLGKCLLWLPAQTVHTVILEGCDYVQDSCVSTALKKLENLRHLTIDNCIGVAKHTFETISKHCRNLRVLELSGDFPSMQTADMLYLTHLANLQVLRITDNPKILDEFLASLVYQCQQLTCIDITGCIGVTDTGLAAIATLAKLEKLTINNLDCVTDDGLQNMCNLREMHCQRCPQIKDHGMSMLIKSSPQLQLLDLSGCGNITHATLKTAKDACNDRSNNTVLKMIIGGTSISPELDGETTQQSSPLLQIVNVDLSTTLSDYMHDIDDEYDIDDTHEANLIDSVDFWSSDFEDYTDSYGSNFSGSNGWDSDSSNF comes from the exons ATGCCTGCGGACTCTTGGCATCAGCCTGATAGCATAGAACACAAATTGTACACCATGGGAAAAGAATCGAACAAGAGTTCTGAAAAAAAGGTGAATGAACAATGTACTCAAGAATATCTGCAGAATGACACAAATAGAGTGTCCATTCATATACTGAATGACGATTGTCTCagacatatttttctatttttgccAATTCTAGATAGAGTTCGTATAGAAAGAG TTTGCAGGCGTTGGAGAATTTTAAGCCAAGACTCTTGGCACATGATGAAGACACTAGATCTCTCACCTTTGACATGGGGTTCCATgggaaataaaacaatttctacAGCTATACTTCGCAAAATATTGCTCAAATCTGGCAGGTTTCTCACACGAGTAAATCTATCCGAACCGATACATAATTTATCCCAAAGTACATTAACTATCGTTGGAAAGTTGTGTCCCAATCTTGAAAGCGTTGATGTTACTGGATTAACAGTTTGTGCGTCAGGCATACAAATGTTAGCGAAAAATTGTAGGAACATAACCAAGTTCAATTTAGGACCATCGTCATACAGCTGTGATAACGAATTGAAAGAGCTCTTTAAGCTAAATCAGAACTTGGAGCATCTTGCGATAACCAGAAACGGCGTCTTAGGCAAATGCTTATTATGGTTGCCGGCACAAACCGTGCATACAGTTATATTAGAGGGATGCGATTATGTTCAAGATAGTTGTGTTTCAACA GCATTGAAGAAGCTGGAAAATTTAAGACACCTTACAATAGATAATTGCATTGGTGTAGCAAAACACACATTCGAAACTATCAGCAAACACTGTCGAAATCTAAGAGTATTAGAGCTTAGTGGCGATTTTCCTTCCATGCAAACGGCggatatgttatatttaactcACCTTGCCAACCTGCAAGTTCTGAGAATCACAGATAATCCCAAAATATTGGATGAATTCCTTGCCAGTTTAGTATATCAGTGTCAGCAACTTACTTGTATAGACATTACAG GTTGCATCGGTGTGACTGATACCGGATTGGCAGCTATCGCTACATTAGCGAAGCTGGAAAAATTAACCATCAATAATTTGGATTGCGTCACCGACGACGGTTTGCAAAATATGTGCAATTTGAGGGAAATGCATTGCCAAAGATGTCCGCAAATTAAAGATCACGGCATGTCAATGCTGATTAAATCCTCGCCTCAGTTACAATTGTTGGATCTCTCCGGATGCGGAAATATTACTCATGCCACTCTCAAGACTGCCAAGGACGCTTGCAATGATCGATCCAATAACACGGTATTGAAGATGATTATTGGAGGGACGTCAATTTCCCCCGAATTGGACGGAGAGACGACCCAGCAGTCGTCTCCGCTTTTACAAATAGTGAATGTTGATTTGTCCACAACGCTGAGTGACTACATGCACGATATCGATGACGAATATGATATCGATGACACACATGAAGCAAATCTAATTGATTCCGTCGATTTCTGGTCATCCGATTTCGAGGATTATACAGACTCTTACGGATCAAATTTTTCGGGTTCAAATGGTTGGGATTCAGATTCttcaaatttctaa
- the LOC136999474 gene encoding jerky protein homolog-like yields the protein MMFAKQFPNESETFTASSGWLDRWKKRHGIRQLNICGEKLSVDGSGMNQFREEFNKLVTEEGYKRDQIYNCDETGVNYKMMPSKTLAVREESTAPGYKKSKERITILACSNASGTHKLPLMCIGKSAKPRAIKHIKPDALPVYYAHQKNAWMSSDLFQKWFFDEFVPSVERFLKKKWTSQKSHSFTRQCSISPKRVNSEKWKYRCEIFSTKCDFHCTTNGSRSIRNTHYRRFLLQTLLENSSNNKTFKECLLAINMKNVIYWSAQAWDAIQRSTIQKSWAKILNSDSQSDEVLDNIDLHSMMQQIPGCANVEKNDTDKWANGDDCEHELTDDEICQLVNSEKEIADETGDNEMEESQYVSHEEGLNALELTLKYVEEQSEATASDLLLIKRWRDIAAKKRMSKLKQSRITDFVKLVTHKNNVHSL from the coding sequence ATGATGTTTGCGAAACAGTTTCCTAACGAAAGTGAGACTTTTACTGCAAGCAGTGGATGGTTGGATAGGTGGAAAAAGAGGCACGGTATTCGTCAGTTAAATATTTGTGGCGAAAAATTATCAGTTGATGGAAGTGGAATGAATCAGTTTAGAGAAGAATTCAATAAGCTTGTTACAGAAGAAGGTTACAAGAGAGATCAAATTTACAATTGCGATGAGACTGGCgtaaattacaaaatgatGCCTTCCAAAACACTGGCTGTGAGAGAAGAATCAACTGCTCCGggatacaaaaaaagtaaggAAAGAATTACTATTTTAGCGTGTAGTAATGCATCGGGAACACACAAACTTCCATTAATGTGTATTGGAAAATCAGCTAAACCTAGAGCGATCAAACACATAAAACCTGATGCTTTACCAGTGTACTACGCTCATCAAAAGAATGCTTGGATGAGTAGcgatctttttcaaaaatggtTTTTCGACGAATTTGTTCCTTCAGTTGAaagattcttgaaaaaaaaatggacttCTCAGAAAAGCCATTCTTTTACTCGACAATGCTCCATCTCACCCAAACGAGTCAATTCTGAAAAGTGGAAATATCgttgtgaaattttttccaCCAAATGTGACTTCCATTGCACAACCAATGGATCAAGGAGTATTAGAAACACTCACTACCGGCGTTTCTTACTTCAAACACTTCTAGAAAATAGCAGTAACAACAAGACATTTAAGGAGTGCTTACTTGcgattaatatgaaaaatgtgatttaCTGGTCAGCTCAAGCTTGGGATGCTATTCAAAGGTCCACAATACAGAAATCATGGGCAAAAATTCTGAATTCTGACAGCCAAAGCGATGAAGTTCTAGACAATATAGATTTGCATAGCATGATGCAGCAAATCCCTGGTTGTGCAAATGTCGAGAAGAATGATACTGATAAATGGGCTAATGGTGACGATTGTGAACATGAGCTTACTGACGATGAAATTTGCCAACTCGTTAATTCTGAAAAGGAAATTGCAGATGAAACTGGAGATAACGAAATGGAAGAAAGTCAGTACGTCAGTCATGAAGAAGGATTAAACGCTCTTGAATTAACTCTTAAATATGTTGAGGAACAATCAGAAGCTACTGCAAGTGAcctcttattaataaaaagatggAGAGATATTGCAGCTAAAAAACGCATGAGCAAATTAAAACAGTCTCGTATTACTGACTTTGTTAAGCTAGTGacgcataaaaataatgtgcattcgttataa
- the SerRS gene encoding serine--tRNA ligase, cytoplasmic, translating to MVLDLDFFRKDKGFDPEKIRENQKKRFKNVQLVDTVIEKDKHWRQLRHRADNFNKLKNLCSKEIGERMKKKEPLGDDDTVPQAIADDLDNLTSENLKALTITQIKRIRTLIDEAVQKNDESLKIIESERNSALREVGNHLHASVPVSNDEEENKIERTWGNCTERKNYSHVDLIHMIDGMDGERGTSVSGGRGYFLTGPVVFLQQSLIQFALRKLLKRGYKPLYTPFIMRKDAMQEVAQLSQFDEELYKVIGKGSERNEDKEMEEKYLIATSEQPIAAFHRGEWIAESALPIKYAGISTCFRQEVGSHGRDTRGIFRVHQFEKVEQFCLTSPHDNKSWEMMEEMISNAEEFYQALDIPYRIVNIVSGALNHAASKKLDLEAWFPGSGAFRELVSCSNCLDYQARRLLVRYGQTKKMNTTTDYVHMLNATMCAVTRVICAILEVHQTEVGIKVPKVLAEYMPSEYESEIPFVKPAPIDEVETKKQKKQKENMSK from the exons atgGTTTTGGACCTAGATTTCTTCCGCAAGGATAAAGGTTTCGATCCGGAAAAGATCCgagaaaatcagaaaaaacGTTTCAAAAATGTACAACTGGTGGATACTGTAATCGAAAAGGATAAACACTGGCGGCAATTGCGACATCGCGCTGATAATTTCAACAAGCTGAAGAACTTGTGCAGCAAAGAAATTGGCGAAAGGATGAAGAAGAAGGAACCGCTCGGCGATGACGACACCGTACCTCAAGCGATTGCCGACGATCTCGATAACTTGACCTCTGAGAACTTGAAGGCATTAACAATAACGCAAATCAAGAGAATACGCACTCTCATCGACGAGGCTGTACAGAAAAATGACgagagtttaaaaataattgaatcaGAGAGGAATAGCGCGCTCAGGGAAGTAGGAAATCATTTGCACGCATCGGTGCCTGTCAGCAATgatgaagaagaaaacaaa ATAGAGAGAACTTGGGGGAATTGCACTGAGAGGAAAAATTACTCGCACGTTGACTTGATTCACATGATCGATGGAATGGATGGAGAACGCGGCACAAGTGTGTCTGGTGGACGAGGTTATTTTCTCACTGGACCAGTGGTCTTTCTCCAACAGTCTTTAATACAATTTGCATTaagaaaattacttaaaagaGGTTATAAACCTCTTTATACTCCGTTCATTATGCGGAAAGATGCGATGCAAGAAGTAGCGCAGCTTTCTCAATTTGATGAAGAGTTGTACAAG GTCATCGGCAAAGGCAGTGAGCGTAATGAGGACAAGGAAATGGAAGAGAAATATCTTATCGCTACATCTGAGCAACCGATAGCAGCCTTTCACAGGGGCGAATGGATAGCCGAAAGCGCTTTACCAATAAAATATGCTGGAATCTCTACTTGTTTCAGACAGGAAGTTGGTTCTCACGGACGAGATACTAGAGGTATTTTCAGAGTACATCAATTTGAGAAG GTAGAGCAATTCTGCCTAACCTCGCCGCACGACAACAAATCTTGGGAGATGATGGAAGAAATGATTTCCAATGCGGAGGAGTTTTATCAAGCTCTAGACATTCCTTATCGTATAGTTAATATCGTATCCGGTGCGTTAAATCATGCAGCCTCCAAGAAGTTGGATCTAGAAGCCTGGTTTCCCGGATCTGGTGCATTTCGTGAACTCGTGTCGTGTAGCAATTGTTTAGATTACCAAGCTAGAAGATTACTAGTTag ATACGGTCAAACGAAGAAAATGAACACCACAACAGACTATGTTCACATGTTGAACGCAACGATGTGCGCCGTGACACGCGTAATTTGCGCAATTCTGGAAGTACATCAAACGGAAGTTGGCATAAAAGTGCCGAAAGTTCTGGCGGAATACATGCCCTCCGAATACGAAAGTGAAATTCCATTCGTCAAACCTGCGCCCATCGATGAGGTCGAAACgaagaaacagaaaaagcAGAAGGAAAATATGTCGAAGTAA